In Paucidesulfovibrio gracilis DSM 16080, the DNA window TGCCCGCGGCCGATGGTGTAGACAAAAAACCGGCCCGGCAGGGAGAGATAGGACGAGAGAAACGCCCCTTTCTTGCCCGTGGGTTCCTTGACCACCTGGACCAGCATTTCCTGGCCCGGACGCAGCACATGCTGGATCGGGGGATATTTCTGCCCCTTTTGCAACTTGTAGCCGCCCTGGTAGTATTCGGGATGCACCTCGTCGATCTGGAGAAATCCGTTGCGCTCGGCCCCGTAATTGATGAACGCGGCCTGCAGGCCCACGTCGATGTTGTGGATATAGCCTTTATAAATATTGCCCTTGGTCTTGGCCATGTGCGCCATTTCCACATAGTACTCCATGACCTTGCCTTCTTCGGCGATGACCACTTCCACCTGCTCGCCGGGCAGCGAACTGATGAACATCTTCTGTCGTTTTTTCGTCATTGAATCCTCGTACTGAAATATACAATAAAATTTTTTCCGCCCCGCGGCACGCCAGCGGGAGGGAGATGACGGCTGGCCGGTCTGTTGACCGGTTCACCGTCCAGGAAACATGCATGCTCCGTCCGGGGAACCTCTCCCCGGCGAAACCTTTCATGCGGCGCGAACAGCCAGCCCGGTTCGACGGCAACACGTCGAAATCCGAAAACAGGGGCTTTTGCGTCCTGCCGCAAGTGAAAAAATCATCCGACCGCCGCTGTTTGCCGCCAGGATTCCGGGGGATGCATCCCCGGCAACCACATGGCGGGCCGGGCGCGGACGCCGATACGCAACGGACGCGCGCCAGGGCGCTCAGCGGCGCACGGAATAATACGGGCCGCCCTCTCCTTCCCGGGTGACCAGAGCGTTTTCCCGCTCCAGCCGTTCCAGCGCCTCGCGCACCCGTTCCGGGGCAAGCCCGATTCCACCCGCCAACTGTAGTACGGTTTGCGGTCTGCGCGCAAGCGAGGATCGCACCGCATCGGCAGCTTGCTCGGGTGGCAATTGCCGGACCCGGGCTTCGGCATGGGCCGCGTGCGGCTGATGCGCGTGCAGCGCCTCGCGCCAGCGGGCCATGGTGCTTTCATCCACGGCCCTGGCCGCATCCAGGGTTCCGGGCCGGGTAAGGGTTACCACGTCCACACGGTCCGGGTCCAGGCGGGGAACGAATTCCTGCAACGCCTGCAAGTTTTCCTTGGAATCGTTGTATCCGGCCGCCAGGAGCACCTCCAGAAAAATCGCGCCGGAAAACTCCTCACGAAAGGCCAACAGCCCCTGTGCAACGGTTTCCGGATCCACACCCGCCACACAACGGTTGAGTCGGCGCATTTCCTGGGGTACGAGAGAATCCAGGGAAGGAAGAACCACATCGGCAAGGCAAAGCTCCCGACGCACGTCGGGCAGGTGCAGGGTGCTGGCGTTGGTGAGCACGGCCACGGGCTTGCCCGGAACAATGCGCCGCACTCCCCGGATGACCTCGCCCATGTCCGCGTTGAGCGTAGGCTCACCCGAACCGCCCAGGGTCACGTACTCGGTATCCCCGCCCTCCGCAACCCAGCGGGAAAGCTCGTCCAAAATTACCCGGGCGGGTACCCAGGCCCGGCGATCCAGGGTCAGGGTGGTGGTGGCGCCCACCTCGCAGTAGACGCAATCCATGCTGCAGATGTTTTCCCCAAGCAGGTCCAGGCCCAATGAAAGGCCAAGCCTGCCGGACATGACCGGTCCGAAAATATACTTGAATGCCATGGCGTCCGTTTCCGATGGTTTGGAGCCGTCTTCGGCTTGACGAGGTACGGGCCGCTACCGTACCTGATGGTGCGCGAACAGCGCGAGGAGGCTTCCATGTTGAATTCTGGAGATTTGGTACTGCTCATCAGCCCCAAGGGCAAGCGGTATCTGCATAAGCTCGACCCCCAGGCCGAGGTCCACACCCACGACGGCCGCATTCTCATGTCCGAGGTGGCCGAGGCAGGATACGGACGCCGCGTCCGCACCCATTTGGGCAGACCCTATCTCGTGCTCCGTCCCACTGTGCACGATTTGATCAAAAACGTGAAGCGGTCCACCCAGATTATGTACCCCAAGGAAATCGGCTATCTGCTGCTGAAATTGGGGGTTGGCCCGGGCATGACCGTAATTGAGTCCGGCACCGGATCCGGCGGCCTGACCACGGCTCTGGCCTGGTACGTGGGCGATACCGGCAAGGTCATCACCTACGAACGGCGCGAGGAATTCTACCGCCTGGCGCGCAAGAACCTGGAACGCGTCGGCCTGGCCCATCGTGTGGAGCAGGTCAACCAGGATATTTCCGAAGGATTCCGGCACAACGGCGCCCACGCTCTGTTCCTGGACGTACGCACGCCCTGGGATTACCTAGAATCCATCCCCTCCGCCGTGATCCCCGGAGCCATGTGCGGCTTTTTGCTGCCCACGGTGAACCAGGTCAGCGACCTGCTGCGCGGCCTGGAGCGCGGCCCGTTCCAGGATGTGGAAGTGCTGGAAATCCTGGTCCGCCGCTACAAGCCCGTGGCCGACCGGCTGCGGCCCGAAGACCGCATGGTGGCCCACACCGGTTTCCTGGTCTTTGCCCGCTACATTGAGGCGGATTCTCCCAAGGATGCGCTTGAAACCGCGGCCCCCCAGACGGAACAACATCCCGCGGAGACCGACGGCGGCACCCTGGAAGCCGCTTCCGAACAGGCCGTGCCGAATCCGGAACCCGGCGAACGCATGCAGGCCGAATTCGGCGTACCCGGCCAGCACACCGCCGCCCCCGAAGCGGACGACGACGGCAGCGACGCCCAATAATTCGCGGCCCAACGCGATGCCGACCAACCCACTGCCCCGGCCTACGGGCATGTCTGGTCGGTTCTGCCACAAACACTCCACAGGGAGCGGCCCGGGCTGCTCCCTGTTTTTTTGGCACGGCGGGCAACGCGCCTTTGCGTTACGCGCTTGCCCGGGCTATACTTCCGACAGGAGGATGCGAAATGAGTGATTCCGTGATGCGCCGTCCCTTTTGCGGACTGCGCGACCCCCTGGCCGGCCTGACCCATCTGCTGGGCGCGCTCGGCGGGATTGCGGCCCTGGTGGTCCTGCTGGTCCGTGCAGCGACCCACGGCACGGCCTGGCATGTGACCTCATTCGCTATTTTCGGCGCGGCCATGATCCTGCTCTACACGGCCAGCACGCTCTACCACTGGATCCCCTACGCAGAGCGGCGCACCCGGCGACTGCGCAAGCTGGACCATCTGATGATCTTCGTGATGATCGCGGGTACCTATACGCCCATCTGCCTGGTGCCGCTTCGCGGCGCATGGGGCTGGTCCATTTTCGGCGTGGTCTGGGGGCTGGCCCTGGCGGGCAGTGCGGTCAAGCTCTGCTGGATGAACGCCCCGCGCTGGCTTTCCACAGGATTTTATATTTTGATGGGCTGGGTGGTGGTGGCCGCGGTGTGGCCGCTGGTGCAAGCCCTGACCCCGGGAGCGCTGCTCTGGCTGCTGGCAGGCGGACTGAGCTACACCCTGGGCGGCGTGGTCTATGCCCTGCGCCGACCCGATCCTTGGCCCCGGGTGTTTGGATTCCACGAGATCTTCCACATCTTTGTGCTGCTGGGCAGCTTTTGCCATTTTTGGGTCATGTACGCCTACATCGCCCAACTGCCCTGACATTTCCCAGCCATTGCCTGACAAGGCCGTAAATATTGCGGCAACGGTTTTTCCCTTGCGCATTCCATGCTACACTGCGTGCTGCTTAAGACTGTCTTCGGGGGTACGTGATGCAAGGGAACCATCGTTTTTTGCAGACCATGGGGTATGGAATCGCAACGCTTCTTTTGGCGCTGCTCTGGTCCGGCATGGGCCATGCGCGCTCCAGCTCCGGGGTGGACGTCGAATTCTTTGGCATGCCCGGCACGTTGCGCGAACACAACGTCAATGAAAAAGGACTGCCCCAGTTCATGGCAACCCTTTCCCGCCATCGGGATCTGCTGCAAAACGCCCATGTACTGGTTACGGAACAGAAGAGGATCGACGCCACCGGGTTCCGTTCCGCCACGGGCAAGGCATCCTTTGTAATCACCCTTGCACTGACCAATGACGTGGTGCTCAAAACCAGGGAGAATATCTGCCCCTGGTCCAATCTGGACCGCTGTTTGAACCGCTCGGCCGACCACGCGATGCGTACCTATCGGCAAATGCAGCGCAAGCACGGCGTGAATCCCGGCTCCACGCTGATGAATCTCTGATTCGCGCAGGGGCAGCCAACCCCGCACCTTCACCCGGATGCGGTCAAAAAAAGCGCCAGTTCAAAACGATCACAGCGGTCACCGCCAACAAAAGCATCGTCCAAAATGCCAGGGCGCGAAACACAGCAGACCGGGCGGACCGGATTTCATGGTACCAGAGAGGCCGCACTCCGCGGATCGCAAAGGTCAATACCCCGGCCAGATTCAGACAGACCACGTTGGTCAGGGCGAGCAACCCCGCACTTGCGGCATGGTCCAGCTCTCCGGCTCCCCAAAACAACCCGCAGGCCGAAAGCGGCGGCACTAACGCCAGAGCCACCATGACCCCCACCAGGGCCGTGGATGCCCCCCGGCTCAACGAGACGATGCCCGCCACGCCAGCCGCCAGGGCCAGGGCCACGTCCGAAAGGCCCACCACGGTGCGCGCAGCCAATTCCCCGGACCCTGCATCAGCGCCCAGCAACCAGCCGAGCGCCAGCGCCGGAGCAACAACCAGAGCAATGCCCCCGGCCAGGGTTCCCAACGAGGCGCGGGCCAGCCGCGCATCCCCAAGAACCGTGGCCAAGGCCAGCCCCACATTGGGACCAAGCAGCGGCGCAATGACCATGGCGCCGATGACCACGGCGGGGTTGTCCCGCAACAGGCCGATGGACGCCACCACCGACGCCAGCGTGGCCAGCAGCGCAAACAGCCCGGTGAACTCCGCTCCCTCCTGCACCGCGGCCCGCAACTCTTCCCGAATCACGCCCTCACGCTTTGGGGACGCGTCCGGCGTCTCGGTCTGCTCAGGTTCCGATCCAGGTTCGCTGTTGTTTTCCGGCGGTTCCAATCGGGGAATCGTGGCCTGGACCGGATAAATAACGATGCGGAAGCCGGTTTCCCCGGAAAAGCGTCGCTCCAGCCGGTCCACCAGCCCGGAAGCCACATCCCCGTCCAACAGCACCCGCGCCCGCAGCGGCTCATCGTCCTCGTCCTCGCCCGCGCTCCAGCTCAGAAAACGGTCGTCGTCGAATTGTCGCATTTCCGCGAGCACGCGATCCTTGCCCGCGTTGTCGCATACGATTTCCACCATGCGCAGACTCATGCCGCTTCTCCCTCTGGAACGGCACTATTCCAAACAGATCGCAGGTGATCCGCCTCGCGCAGCAGCCATTCCATGTAGTCCAATTCCATGTCCACCAAATCCCCGTCGCCCTGCCGAAGCCACTCGGCAAGCCAGGCCGAGCGTTGCAAAACCATAAACTCCGGAAGCACAGCCCAGGACGCGGCCGAAAGGATCCCGGCCCGGGCCACGCCCTGAACCAGCCCGGCCGCCAACGGACCCACCAGCCCCGACGGATGCTCAAACCCGAGGCAACCCAGCATATTCCCCACATCCCAGCACTCGGGCCGCAACCCGAGAAATTCCCAATCAATGACGGCCACGGCTTTGCGGCCGCGCCAGAGCACGTTCAGGGGGTGAAAATCCCCGTGTTGCCAGGATACGGGCAACGCGGACAAGGCGTCTTGATGCGACTTCAAACCGCGCAATACAGCGCAAAGCCGGGAATGGACCCGGGGGTGGGCGCGCCGGACCGTTTCCTCCAGATCCCGGGCATAGGCAAGTGGATCCAGAGCCGGACCCAACGGATCAGCCGCTTTCAAAGGCAGGTTCCGGCAGGCCGGGGAAAAATCCGTGAGGAACGCGGCCAGTTCCACGCCCCGTTCGGCATGATCCAGATATCCCGGCCTGGGCAGAGGGTCGCTCGGCACATAACGGGTCAGCTGCCAATGCATGCCCGCACACCGGCCCACATGCTCCTGGTTCACGCTGCGGCGAATCTCGGGCAGACGCTCCAGCCCCATAGCGCGCAACCGCTCCAGGATGCCGGCCACGGCGCGCCGACGGTCCAGCTGATCCCGGCGAAGCTGCTCCAGGATCCATTGTCTGCCCTGCCGGTCCTCGCGCACGGAGCGTGCCGCGCAGCGTTGCGGACTGCCGCACAAGGCAACGCCCGGCAACACCCGACGGGTACGCAATCCGAACATTTCCAGGGGATCAAGCATGGATCGACCTCCGACGACGCCTGCCGGGTCGTTGAACAAAAAACGGCCCTGATCACGGCGTGCAGGCCGTTGCTGCCGTACAAGGCAGCAGGCGCGGCCAGGGAAACCATGGCCGGAACGGTTAGATAGGCTCTGCCTCCACCACCCGGCCGTCATGCAGGCGGATGACCCGTTGCGCGGCCGCGGCCGTGGCCTCGTCGTGGGTCACAAGAATGATGGTGGTGCCTGCGGCATTGATTTCCGTAAACAATTCCAAAATCTCCGCGCTGGTCTGCGAATCCAGCTGCCCGGTGGGTTCGTCCGCCAAAATCACGTCCGGGTCGTTGAGCATGGCCCGGGCCATGGCCACCCGTTGCTGCTGGCCGCCGGAAAGCCGCGTCGGTTTAAAGCGCATCCGGTCGCCAAGTCCCACGCGTTCCAACAAGGAAGCGGCCCGGCGACGCAGTTCCGCCTGGGACCGGTCCGCGTACATGCCGGGCAGGAGCACATTGTCCAGGGCCGTGGCATAGGGAATGAGGTAAAAACTCTGAAACACAAATCCGAGCCGCTGGTTGCGCAGGTCCGACAGGGCGTTGTCGTCCAGGGTGGAGACATCCGCGCCGTCCAGATAATACCGGCCCGAGGTGGCACGGTCCAACAGACCGATAATATGCAGAAGCGTGGATTTTCCCGAGCCGGAGGTTCCCTGCAAGGCCACAAACTCGCCGGGCCGGATGCGCAGGTCAATGCTCTTGAGGATTTCCACGGTGCCGCCGGAGCCGGTGTTTTCGTCCTCCCCGGCCATGGCAAACACCTTGCCCAATCCTTCCAGCCGGATCATGTCCGGGCGTTCCTGACGGTTCATCGCGCCCCCGCCCCCACGTCCGGCAACACCAACTGGGTAACCACCTCGTCACCCACGTTCAGACCGGACCGCACTTCGCTCCGCTCCAGTCCGCGCAGCCCCAGCTCCACGTCCACACGCTCGGGAACGCCGCCGCGCAGCACAAACACGGCCTGCTCGCCGTTGACCCACTTCACGGCCTCATTGGGCATGGTGGGCACGTTCTCCCGCCGCTCCACCACGATGCGACACTGGGTGGTCATCTCCGGGCGCAAGGGATGCTCGGGGTCGAAGATCACGTCCACCAACGCGCGGTAGTACACAATGTTGTCACGGATTTCCGGTTCGGGATAGACCAGCTTGACCTTGCCGGTAAAAGCGCGGTCCGGGTAGGCGTCCACGAAAAACTCCACATCCTGGCCCGGATGGGTGCGGCCCACGTCGGTTTCATCCACATAGATCCACATCTCCAGACGGGTGGGATCCAGCACGGTGATAAGGTTGGAGACCTGCAACCCCGAAACCACGGTTTCCCCTTCCTGGGCCGTGATGTTGGAGACCACTCCGTGGATGGGGCTGAAGATGCGGTAATAGGAAAGCTGCACGCGCAGACTCTCCAAAGCCGCGGCCGCGGCCTGGGATTCGTAACGCGTCACGCGGGCGTCTTCCAGGGCTTCATCCAGAGAGGACTGCGGCTCCAATTTTTGACTGACGAGCCGTTTTTTGCGCTCCAGGTCTTTGGCGGCGCGCACTGCCTTGGCATCGGCAAGACGCGCCCGGGCCTGGGCCTCGGCGAGCTTGGCCCGAATTTCCCGGTCGTCGATCTCGGCCACAAGCTGTCCGGCCTCGACCTCGTCCCCCACCTTCACGGGGATATCCACCAGCACGCCGGTGGCGCGCGCGCCGATCTTGACCTGCGCGCCCACCTGCGCCTTGACGATACCCGTGGCCTCCAGCAGGTGGCGCACCTCGCCCTGTTCCACCGAAGCGGTCTGCAGCACGGTGATTTCCCTTTGGGTGCCGCTGGAACGCCAGATCAGCACCCCGGCCACTACCGCCAGGATCAAGCCCAGGAGAATGAATTTTTTCATGGATCCTTTTCCGCTTCCACGGCTCCTTCGGTTCCGTTTCCGTCCGATTTCGCACGGCTTTTCCGTTCCTGTTGCAACACGTCGTTGAACTGGTCCGGTGGGTTGTCCCACGTCGGGGTCTTGCGTCGCAGCAGCCCCGAGAGGGTCGGTCCCGTCAGAGTATACCCGCAGGAGTCGGGAAGGTCCACGCCCCGCAACCACAAAGAGGGGCTTGGATGATTCCGGCACAGGGGCAAGCGATCCCGATAGCAACGGCAACGCCCGTCCGGGGCGAGCCAGGAGCATCGGAACAGTATACGGCCGTCCGTGTCGCGCCCGACCATGTTCAGACGCTCATACCCGGGTTGTTTTTCCATGAGCTGTCGGAAATGTCGCCGGGTCCGAACCCAGTGACCGCTGTCGCACAACGCGATTTCCCGACAACAGCTTCCGCATTGCAGGCAATGTCCCTCCACCCTGGGCTTTTGCCGGGTGAGCAGACAAAGCAGCCTTCGCCACAATGAGCGTGCCGCCCAAACGGTCAGCATGGCCGCCTCCGGCCGGATCCGGGTCCGGCCCGCGTGTTCCCCCGCGGAAAGGGGCTTGGTTCTCCTTCGGCAACGGTCCGAACCGCAGCCGGCCACCCTCAAAAGGCAAGCCGGTCACCGGACCGCCCCGTCATTGCAATGCGCGTACAGCGCGATTCACTGCATCGCACACGACAGTGCGTAATTCCTCCAATTGTGTGCGGGTTGCGGCCTCGAAACGCAGCGTCAACTCGGGCTGCGTGTTGGAGGCGCGCACCAGACCCCACCCACCGGGGTGGAGCACGCGAACCCCGTCCACGTCAATGATGCGATGCTGCTTTTCCAAATCTTTTTGCACCCGGCGCACCACTTCAAACTTGTGTTCATCGGGACAGGGGATGCGTATTTCCGGAGTGGACTCCGCCGGGGACCAATCTTCCAACATGCGCGACACCGGCCGGGAGCTGCGGGACACCAGGGCCGTGAGCCGCAAGGCCGCGTACGCGGCGTCGTCCCAACCGAAAAAGCCTTGCCCAAAAAAAATGTGTCCGCTCAGTTCCCCGGCCAGGGCCGCGCCCTGCTCCCGAAGCGCCCGTTTCATGATGGAATGGCCGGTCACGCCCATGACCGCTTCCCCGCCATGGGTCTCGATGTCGTCAAACAGCCGCTGGCTGCATTTCACGTCCGCAATGATGCGCGCTCCGGGAACGCGGGTCAGCACATCCCGGGCAAAGAGAGCCAACAAACGGTCACCAGGCCATAATTCCCCGGTTTCATCCACCACGCCCAAGCGGTCGCCATCCCCGTCCAGGCCCAGGCCAAGGTCCGCGCCCACGGTTTTGACCCGTTCCTGCAACTGGCGCATATTCTCTTCCACAACCGGATCGGGATGGTGGTTGGGAAATGCGGGATCCACGTCACAAAATAGCCGCTCCACCCGGATACCGGCCTCGGCTCCGGCCCGCTCCAGCAGATCCGCGGTGAGCGTTCCGGCCGGACCATTGCCGCCATCCACCACGATGTGCAGCGGTTTCGCCCCATTGGCTGGCGGCTGAATGCGTTCCAGTCCGGCCACCTCTTCCAGCCAGGAGGGAATGGGATCGTGGCTGCCGAGCACCCCGCGACCGACAGCAAACACCCCGCGCTCGAAAATATAACGTACTTCCTGAATTTCTTCCGGGCTGAGTACGGTGTCCCCGCCCCACAACTTACAACCGTTGTACTCCGGCGGATTGTGGCTGGCCGTGACCATGCCCCCGGCCCTGGTCCCCAGGGAATGCACCGCATGGTACAGCACGGGAGTGGCCATGCAGCCCCCGAGGAGCACGTCCCGCCCCGTGGCGAGCAGCCCCCGCGCCATGGCCAGCTGGTATTCCGGCGAGGAGGCCCGCCCATCCCTCCCCAGGACAACCCGCCCCAAACCGCGCTCCGAAAGCCAGGTTCCAAAAGCCCTTCCAAGACGCTCCATCCAGGATGCGGTAAAATCCACACCAACCACACCACGAATGTCATAGGCCCGGAAAACGGCGTCCCCACTCCGTTGCATCGACTTTTCCATACCGATCTTTCCCTTTTCCGCCGCCGGATCATCTTGACCTGTTTGCGTACAATGCCTATGTCAACCCCATGAACTGGGATTGGGAAAAACTGCAAAAGCAGCAGCAACAACGGCGCGGCCCTCTCGGCGGTGGTCCACCAAACATGGACGAATTCTCCGAGAAACTCAAACAATTCAAAAATTTCAAGTTCCCCGGCTTCAAGCTGCTCATTGTGGCGGTCGTGGTACTTTGGCTGCTGACCGGCATTTTCATCGTCGGACCGGCGGAACGGGGCGTGGTCAAACGGTTCGGAGAATTCAACCGGGAAACCGGGCCGGGACTGCATTATCACGTCCCCTACCCGATCGAAAGCGTGATCACCCTGAACGTGGACCAGGTGCGGCGCATTGAAATCGGCTTCCGCTCGGCCTCGCAGGACCGCAACTTCCAGCAGGGCCAGACGCGCAGCGTGGAGGATGAGTCCCTCATGCTCACCGGCGATGAGAACATCGTGGACGTGCAGTTCTCGATTCAGTACCAGGTCGCGGATGCCATGTCCTATCTTTTCAATGTGGACGGACCCGACGCCACGGTGAAATCCGCGGCCGAAGCCGCCATGCGCGAGGTCATCGGCAAAAACCGCATTGATGCGGCCCTGACCACGGACAAGCAGCGCATCATGAACCAGACCCAGGAACTGATGCAGCACATCCTGGACATGTACCAGACCGGCATCCTGCTCGTGAACCTCCAGATGCAAAACGTGCATCCGCCGAACGAAGTCATCGACGCGTTCAAGGACGTTGTCAGCGCCCGCGAAGACCGGGACCGGCTGCGCAACGAGGCGGAAGCCTACCGCCGGGACATCCTGCCCCGGGCCAAGGGACGGGCTGAAGCCATGATCCGTGAGGCCGAAGCCTTCAAGGCCATGCAGGTGCTTGGCGCCGAGGGTGACGCCTCCCGCTTCAAGGCCGTGGCCGATGAATACAAAAAGGCCAAGGACGTGACCCGCACCCGCCTCTACCTGGAAACCATGGAACACGTGCTCCAGAACCCGAATACCGAAAAATTGATCCTTTCGGACGACGCATTGCAAAAGGCCGTTCCCTACCTGCCGTTGGGCCAGTTGCCCGACGCCCGCCCGCGTACCGGCGGAGCCAAGACCCAGGGAGGTGCCCAGTGAAGCGCTCCAGCATCATTCTCCTGCTCCTGCTCTTCGTCGTCGTTGTCTCGGCGCTGGAATGCGCCTTTACCGTAGACCAGACCCAGCGGGCCATCCTGCTGCAATTCGGTCGCCCCGTGGGTGAATCGTCCTATGATCCGGGCCTGCATTTCAAGCTGCCCTTCGTGCAGGACGTGCTCTACTTCGACTCCCGCATTCTGGACTACGACGCCAAGCCCGAGGAAATCCTCACCGAAGACAAAAAGAACATGGTGGTGGATTCCTACGCCAAATGGCGCATTGAGAATCCCCTTACCTTTTACCGTAAATTCAAAACAATCCCCGGGGCGCTGGCCCGACTGGACGACGTGGTTCGCGGCCAGTTGCGCGAGGTGCTCGGCCGCTATGAGCTGAAGGAAATCGTGGCCCACAAGCGCAAGGAACTGCTTGAGGAAGTGACGGTGCGCACCCGCGAACAACTCAAATCCTTCGGCATCAGCGTGGTGGACGTGCGCATTCGCCGCACGGACCTGCCCCCGGAAAACCAGCGCGCCATCTTCAACCGCATGCGGGCCGAGCGTGAACGCCAGGCCAAGCAGTACCGCGCCGAAGGCCAGGAAATGGCCGCCAAAATCCGCGCCCAGGCAGACAAAGAACGGGCTGTGCTGCTTTCCGAAGCGCAAAAAAAGTCGCAGATCATCCGAGGTGAGGGTGAGGCCGAGGCCACCAGCATTTATGCTACCGCCCTGGAGGAAGCTCCCGACTTCTACGAATTCAAGCGCAGCCTGGAAGCCTATGAAAAGAGCCTCAAGGACGGCACGCGGGTGATCATGACGCCCAAGTCCCCCTTCCTGAAGCACTTTCAATAGCCCCCGACCTGACGCGTAACAGACTTAAACCCTACCTTCCGCAACATACGGGAGGTAGGGTTTTTTATGCCCTATAGCTTGCTGTCCTGTATTTTGCCTTCCTGAACAATGTTCATTCTTCTGGAATAATTACATTTTTGAAAAATCGCAAAACCTATTGACATTTTGACACAGTTGTATAGTACATGGACCAGCATCCCGTGTGGGTGCTAAAAACGAGGGGATCGGGGTTTTCTCCCGATCAATCAACGAGGGGTGCGGGAGGCAACTCCCGCTTTTTTGTCCGAGGCGCGTCTGCCGTTCGTAGCCATTGCGCCCATGCCTGCACGGGCTGGGTCTGTCTGCTGTTCGAACTCAACCCGCTCTCATTTTTGCCTGCAATGCGCCCGCGGTATTGCGGGTTCCTTGCGGTGCTTCCGTTCCCCCCACACTCTCGGACACAAAGCCAGGTTAGGAATAAGGAGATTTGTACATGCCCAAACCCAAAAAGAAATGCGACGAAGCGTTGGAAAAATGGTTTGAATCCGCGCTTGAGCGCATTAAGAAAGCCACGGGAGCGCGCACCCAGGTGCAGCTGGCCGAGGTTCTCAATGTCCGTCAATCCAGCATCTCCGACGCCAAGCGTCGCTGTTCCATTCCTGCGGAGTGGTTTCTCAAGCTCTACCGTAGCCATGGACTGAATCCGGATTGGCTCTCGGACGGTTCCGAGCCGGTCTATCTGAACCCGAGCATGGCCAAGGTCTCCGCGGACCAGATTCTTCGTGAGACGCCGGCTCCCTACGGCAAGCCCCATTCCCGGGGTCGGGTTGTCCCGGTTTCCTCCACCGGCGGAAAAGATGCCGGTTCGGACACCTGGGAACCGCTGCCCGTCGAGGAATTGTCCATTCCCGAGTCCTACTACCGCGACGGTCTGCTCGTGGTCCGACAGGACAACCGCAGCATGGAGCCTCTGCTTCTGCGCGGCGGCTTCATCGGCATCGACACCAAGCAGCGTCAGCACCCGGACGGCGATCTCTGCGCCGTGCACTTCCCCCAC includes these proteins:
- a CDS encoding ABC transporter ATP-binding protein is translated as MAGEDENTGSGGTVEILKSIDLRIRPGEFVALQGTSGSGKSTLLHIIGLLDRATSGRYYLDGADVSTLDDNALSDLRNQRLGFVFQSFYLIPYATALDNVLLPGMYADRSQAELRRRAASLLERVGLGDRMRFKPTRLSGGQQQRVAMARAMLNDPDVILADEPTGQLDSQTSAEILELFTEINAAGTTIILVTHDEATAAAAQRVIRLHDGRVVEAEPI
- a CDS encoding phosphotransferase, producing MLDPLEMFGLRTRRVLPGVALCGSPQRCAARSVREDRQGRQWILEQLRRDQLDRRRAVAGILERLRAMGLERLPEIRRSVNQEHVGRCAGMHWQLTRYVPSDPLPRPGYLDHAERGVELAAFLTDFSPACRNLPLKAADPLGPALDPLAYARDLEETVRRAHPRVHSRLCAVLRGLKSHQDALSALPVSWQHGDFHPLNVLWRGRKAVAVIDWEFLGLRPECWDVGNMLGCLGFEHPSGLVGPLAAGLVQGVARAGILSAASWAVLPEFMVLQRSAWLAEWLRQGDGDLVDMELDYMEWLLREADHLRSVWNSAVPEGEAA
- a CDS encoding TIGR00341 family protein; protein product: MSLRMVEIVCDNAGKDRVLAEMRQFDDDRFLSWSAGEDEDDEPLRARVLLDGDVASGLVDRLERRFSGETGFRIVIYPVQATIPRLEPPENNSEPGSEPEQTETPDASPKREGVIREELRAAVQEGAEFTGLFALLATLASVVASIGLLRDNPAVVIGAMVIAPLLGPNVGLALATVLGDARLARASLGTLAGGIALVVAPALALGWLLGADAGSGELAARTVVGLSDVALALAAGVAGIVSLSRGASTALVGVMVALALVPPLSACGLFWGAGELDHAASAGLLALTNVVCLNLAGVLTFAIRGVRPLWYHEIRSARSAVFRALAFWTMLLLAVTAVIVLNWRFF
- a CDS encoding efflux RND transporter periplasmic adaptor subunit — its product is MKKFILLGLILAVVAGVLIWRSSGTQREITVLQTASVEQGEVRHLLEATGIVKAQVGAQVKIGARATGVLVDIPVKVGDEVEAGQLVAEIDDREIRAKLAEAQARARLADAKAVRAAKDLERKKRLVSQKLEPQSSLDEALEDARVTRYESQAAAAALESLRVQLSYYRIFSPIHGVVSNITAQEGETVVSGLQVSNLITVLDPTRLEMWIYVDETDVGRTHPGQDVEFFVDAYPDRAFTGKVKLVYPEPEIRDNIVYYRALVDVIFDPEHPLRPEMTTQCRIVVERRENVPTMPNEAVKWVNGEQAVFVLRGGVPERVDVELGLRGLERSEVRSGLNVGDEVVTQLVLPDVGAGAR
- a CDS encoding tRNA (adenine-N1)-methyltransferase, with product MLNSGDLVLLISPKGKRYLHKLDPQAEVHTHDGRILMSEVAEAGYGRRVRTHLGRPYLVLRPTVHDLIKNVKRSTQIMYPKEIGYLLLKLGVGPGMTVIESGTGSGGLTTALAWYVGDTGKVITYERREEFYRLARKNLERVGLAHRVEQVNQDISEGFRHNGAHALFLDVRTPWDYLESIPSAVIPGAMCGFLLPTVNQVSDLLRGLERGPFQDVEVLEILVRRYKPVADRLRPEDRMVAHTGFLVFARYIEADSPKDALETAAPQTEQHPAETDGGTLEAASEQAVPNPEPGERMQAEFGVPGQHTAAPEADDDGSDAQ
- the trhA gene encoding PAQR family membrane homeostasis protein TrhA translates to MSDSVMRRPFCGLRDPLAGLTHLLGALGGIAALVVLLVRAATHGTAWHVTSFAIFGAAMILLYTASTLYHWIPYAERRTRRLRKLDHLMIFVMIAGTYTPICLVPLRGAWGWSIFGVVWGLALAGSAVKLCWMNAPRWLSTGFYILMGWVVVAAVWPLVQALTPGALLWLLAGGLSYTLGGVVYALRRPDPWPRVFGFHEIFHIFVLLGSFCHFWVMYAYIAQLP
- a CDS encoding radical SAM protein, giving the protein MAFKYIFGPVMSGRLGLSLGLDLLGENICSMDCVYCEVGATTTLTLDRRAWVPARVILDELSRWVAEGGDTEYVTLGGSGEPTLNADMGEVIRGVRRIVPGKPVAVLTNASTLHLPDVRRELCLADVVLPSLDSLVPQEMRRLNRCVAGVDPETVAQGLLAFREEFSGAIFLEVLLAAGYNDSKENLQALQEFVPRLDPDRVDVVTLTRPGTLDAARAVDESTMARWREALHAHQPHAAHAEARVRQLPPEQAADAVRSSLARRPQTVLQLAGGIGLAPERVREALERLERENALVTREGEGGPYYSVRR